The genomic segment CAGCCGGCGCCGCTATGCCATGGCCTCTGCGCCGCTGCGCCGGGTCGAGTTTCAACCAGGCAATACCATCCGCTCCCGTTCCGGCGAAACACTGAGAATCGATGGGATGGATGTGAAAGACGGGCTGCTGGTCTATCGCAGCGATGGCGTCGAACTGCCGGAAACCGAGCTGTCTGATCATATGAGCTTCACCACGCCGGTCAACCGGCTGCACAGCGGTTTTATCGATCGGAATCATGATTTTTCTCTGCGCTACCGTTCTCTAGTCTATCAACACAACTGGGCCAAATCCAGGGTACGAGGCTTTATTGGCGGCCGCATCGCGTTGCTTCCCCACCAGCTGTATGTGGCCGGCGAAATCATCCATCGCGATCTGAGCCGTGTGCTGCTGGCGGACGAGACCGGGCTGGGAAAAACAATCGAAGCGTGTTTGATTCTGCACGGTCGTCTGGTGAGCGGCAGCATTGAACGCGTGCTGGTGCTGACGCCGCCGAGTCTAGTGCATCAATGGTTCATCGAGTTGTATCGCAAGTTCAATCTGTTCTTCCGCATTTTTGATGACGAGTACTGCCGGTCCTTGGAGGATTCTGATGCAAAGGCAAATCCTTTTTTAGATGATCAGTTGGCGCTGTGCAGCATCGATTTCCTTGCTCGGAACCCACTTCGCCGACAGCAGGCGGTGGCAGCTGGATGGGATTGCGTAGTCATCGACGAAGCACATCACCTGACCGAAAACAGCGCCAATTATGCGCTGGCGGTACAAATCAGCGCCATCTGCCGTCAGTTGATTCTCCTCTCCGCCACTCCGGAGCAGCTGGGGCAGAAAAGCCATTTCAGCCGTCTGCAGTTATTGGATCCTGTCCGATATACGGACTATCGCCGCTTTCTGCAGGAGGAAAGGCGTTATCATCGCGTTTCCGCGCTGTTGGACCGGATCTGCGATCATCGCCCATTGACGGCCGGCCAAACCCAGCTGATCCAGGAACTGTTGCCCGAAGAGCCCCAGGCCTCCCCGATGCTGTGGCGCCGCCGTCTTCAAAATGACCTCAAACTGCAGGAACGGGTGATTCAAGACCTGCTGGATCAGCATGGACTCGGACGGGTGGTGTTTCGCAACACCCGTTCAGCCATCCCGGGATTTCCCAACCGGCAGGTTCATTTGATTCCGCTGGCTGCGACCGCTGACAAAGCGCCCTCTGCAGCAGGTGATCCGCGCATCACCTGGCTGGTCCAATTTCTGCGCCAGGAGCGACACCGCAAAGTGCTGCTCATCTGCAAAAGCGTGGAACAGGTCCTCGAAATTGAACAGGCGTTGCGAAACAGGATGAAGATCGAGGTCGCCCTGTTTCATGAACAAATTTCACTGCTGCAGCGCGACCGCTATGCGGCCTGGTTTGCCAGAGAGGACGGCG from the bacterium genome contains:
- a CDS encoding DEAD/DEAH box helicase family protein — its product is SRRRYAMASAPLRRVEFQPGNTIRSRSGETLRIDGMDVKDGLLVYRSDGVELPETELSDHMSFTTPVNRLHSGFIDRNHDFSLRYRSLVYQHNWAKSRVRGFIGGRIALLPHQLYVAGEIIHRDLSRVLLADETGLGKTIEACLILHGRLVSGSIERVLVLTPPSLVHQWFIELYRKFNLFFRIFDDEYCRSLEDSDAKANPFLDDQLALCSIDFLARNPLRRQQAVAAGWDCVVIDEAHHLTENSANYALAVQISAICRQLILLSATPEQLGQKSHFSRLQLLDPVRYTDYRRFLQEERRYHRVSALLDRICDHRPLTAGQTQLIQELLPEEPQASPMLWRRRLQNDLKLQERVIQDLLDQHGLGRVVFRNTRSAIPGFPNRQVHLIPLAATADKAPSAAGDPRITWLVQFLRQERHRKVLLICKSVEQVLEIEQALRNRMKIEVALFHEQISLLQRDRYAAWFAREDGAQICLCSEIGSEGRNFQFAQHLVLYDLPTNPELLDQRIGRLDRIGQAHTIHIHVPYRVGTADEILALWYHEGLNAFEQNVPGSYQIYCRVHKALERRIRLLQVKGLKSLCQKTAELRREIAAQMRLGRDRLLQLYSFRPEMAAQLVEGVQAQDAQSSLEKFMLEIMALYDLRVTLMEKRTYRVTTEFLSNPEFPLPLMKEEEFIITFDRTLACHHEDWEFLTWDHPMVLGVQDLLLGSEKGNCALAMLPEAEDPGFCLEAVYVLECVAPKAMEIDRFLPPRPVRIVVDQNLQDCTARHSVKSWIRRLREPDLHRWPVQPLSAEQLNTMIDATGGLAERKSQEIRAESRGRMEQQLGHERDRLRGLARKNPNIKPQQAADLQGRMQALAAVIESARLRLDALRLVYCYS